The genomic segment aagtaactttataaatactctattttatgtttttttttttttgtagggaaAATAAACTTGATAAAGATATAATTGATACTACTTTTGCGGTCGAAGAAAGTAGCTCTGGTGTATTAAAATTGCATGAGCTCAAAACTGGTGGACAAAATATTCAGCTCACAgaagataataaaaaagaatatgtCGAGTATGTTAATGGATGGTTacctttgtatattatgttaatatt from the Acyrthosiphon pisum isolate AL4f unplaced genomic scaffold, pea_aphid_22Mar2018_4r6ur Scaffold_15286;HRSCAF=15942, whole genome shotgun sequence genome contains:
- the LOC115034598 gene encoding E3 ubiquitin-protein ligase Smurf1-like encodes the protein VDPELHRSLTYILENKLDKDIIDTTFAVEESSSGVLKLHELKTGGQNIQLTEDNKKEYVEYVNGWLPLYIMLIFNSIIQTTI